GACAACGACACTTTTTCAGGTACTCTTTCCTGCTCAGGGTACTCCTGCGACCAGAGTTTCCGCGGGAGATGTCCTCCCAGTGAAGAGACAAAGCAACAACCCACTTGATGGGATTGCTGGAGCACTTGCGGTGTCGTCGCCTTCGGTTTCCGAGAGAATTCGAGCGTGGGAGATGGCCCCCAATAATCACACAGCGCGGCTGCTCTGTGACGTGGAAAGCAGCGAATTTGACTACGGCCAAGCACCCATGCTGCAGCACACTGAagatgagcagcaggagTGGGGCGCGTTTGCCGCGAAAGGTTCGCGTGTGCAACACCCCGATGCAGTTCGCCAGGAGTGTGATACTGGGCCAAGTGTTGATACTAACACAGTACCCTTCTCGATGCGTGTGCGAGAAGTGGAGCGGCGATTTCGGGAACAAGTGAAGGTGCACCGCGGTCTGACGGCGGCGTCTCGCCACGTCGACGTCCTCGAGCACTCTGTTCGAGCGTTTCAAGCAGAGCGGCGCACGCGAGCGTTCGTGCAGGCACTTGCGGAGCGTCAAGGCGCCATCTGGGCCCGCGTGTGGCCTGGCGGCTCCCCTCCGGCTATGGTGGACACTGCATCGACCGTACATGACCAAACGTCAGCATTGGTCCGCGTTATTCCCATGCCAGCTGCGCACTGCGGCGAGACGCCTGCATCCGTGCCGTTGGCGCACCGTGACAACAGTGCGGCAACGCCCTCcacaagcagcgctgcctcacccccaccccctgcgtCTCCCACGGGCTCCTTGCTCAGAGATATCCTCGACACGTACTCAAAACCGCGCGAGCTTCGGGAAacgagcggcggcagcgccgctccggCTGCTACTGCCGCTCCTGATGTGCCGAGGGCACCACAGGCACAAAAAGGAGCCCCACTCGCTCCCGCGGGGAAGGCGCAAAGGACTGTCGCTGGGATGGAAATCGTCCGTCCCGAGGAGGCCCCAACACCGTACACCATCATCCGCTACGTTGTGGCAAGATCCAAGCACGTCTCGGCCCCACACGACACTGTGGACCGCCAAGGCATCTCGACATCGTCGGTCGGCACCTCTGTCGCAGCGACAACAGTGTGCACGGCATCTTCAAAAAAGAtcgaaagggaagaagaggagggggaggggaactACTCGCAGGAGCTCTCCACAGTTAGGGACGAGATGTATCAAGCGAGCGAAGAAGGTGCAGACAAAGTCTCCACTCAGAGCAGTGACAGCATCGCAGATGCAGCCGCGTCGATAGATGGCACGTACAGCACGGACACGTTTAACTCGCACGTCTCGAGTAGAGTTGTGGATGACTCGATAAGCAGTGCAAAAGGCCCTGTTGTGAGTAGCTCGATTCCTACGGAGGAAGCGACGTCAtcctcacacacgcgcagcactgcctcggAAGAGGTAGAAGGGGTAACTGCTGGACATCGGTCAAGGGGGAGTCACCGCGgcaggggtgagggaagcaGCCCCTCCGGGGCGGacgacgcacgcgcagcaccctTTGCTGAAGTCCTGCGAGCTTTCCTTGACGCCTGTCGGTGCGTCTCGGCCGCCTCTGCTCGACTGCTCCAATCCCGCTACATTCGAGAGACCAGCCACGGCACTGGTCAGCAAAGACAACACACCCCGCAGCCGGCGAAAGTAGGCACCTCCAGTTCGACCTCTAGCGCAATAAAGTACGCTGGCGAAAcggcagaggaagcgagggGCACTGTATCAGCTGCTTGGCGCGAGGACCTACACCGGCAGCTACGCAACGTGCGCCACCTTCAGCACTTCCGCGACCACCTGCTTCGCCACCTGAAGCTCATTGATGTGCAGTGGCAGACTCGCCAAAAGGCAACACGACTGCTGAAGGAAACGAAGGCCCTCGCCAAGGTGCGCAGCAAGCTGCTCTCCGGTTCCACAGTCGCGGATGAGGTGTCCATGCGAAATATGTTGCGTCATGTGGCGGGCATCTCTAAGGGTGCAGGTAAGGGGAGCGGTCcccgctgcagtggcagtggGCATGGCAA
This portion of the Leishmania panamensis strain MHOM/PA/94/PSC-1 chromosome 27 sequence genome encodes:
- a CDS encoding hypothetical protein (TriTrypDB/GeneDB-style sysID: LpmP.27.1640); the encoded protein is MSATDPYSLSLLNGAETTTLFQVLFPAQGTPATRVSAGDVLPVKRQSNNPLDGIAGALAVSSPSVSERIRAWEMAPNNHTARLLCDVESSEFDYGQAPMLQHTEDEQQEWGAFAAKGSRVQHPDAVRQECDTGPSVDTNTVPFSMRVREVERRFREQVKVHRGLTAASRHVDVLEHSVRAFQAERRTRAFVQALAERQGAIWARVWPGGSPPAMVDTASTVHDQTSALVRVIPMPAAHCGETPASVPLAHRDNSAATPSTSSAASPPPPASPTGSLLRDILDTYSKPRELRETSGGSAAPAATAAPDVPRAPQAQKGAPLAPAGKAQRTVAGMEIVRPEEAPTPYTIIRYVVARSKHVSAPHDTVDRQGISTSSVGTSVAATTVCTASSKKIEREEEEGEGNYSQELSTVRDEMYQASEEGADKVSTQSSDSIADAAASIDGTYSTDTFNSHVSSRVVDDSISSAKGPVVSSSIPTEEATSSSHTRSTASEEVEGVTAGHRSRGSHRGRGEGSSPSGADDARAAPFAEVLRAFLDACRCVSAASARLLQSRYIRETSHGTGQQRQHTPQPAKVGTSSSTSSAIKYAGETAEEARGTVSAAWREDLHRQLRNVRHLQHFRDHLLRHLKLIDVQWQTRQKATRLLKETKALAKVRSKLLSGSTVADEVSMRNMLRHVAGISKGAGKGSGPRCSGSGHGKGAPRRQHSSFSRLKTRVASDHDTTSEVLFTEMNSSVSDAIASTDTSAVEEEMQYGSDQSGTVVSDSIIQEEVGSWNVASGHSEVASSGTVSTEVSRSPDSDGDLSYASDSFEAASNSDAVVRSAWIARSGMLREVGLDEIEEELADRLAELSSDVISEGNSIPSEVEELVDLLPSSLIRSEIEDDTSSAHGNSAISVASYIATDMSSSAEALQVQQRRMYVGVKGSTTRYTAGGDSGVLADHKAYIRDSPGASVYSVPEDADVDTSMPQSTDARSEGHSGSLPRTSGGVADFDAATSVESADERQSHGRSSPTLSTKSYGSSSRSEDALTALEVDMGLTKERRHHALRWASGVPTFEQLYNPSVLPPRKGTPRGSSRSSSPDRQEGGPEHNCDAVGSSAAVPTFHERGTAHVVFHPTARMEAGTQAETCAVDTHPAAISGAARLRTTYPTEDYVAQNAWKARQLHLLRQLRSPIVGDSENAAKDSAEATGDPSHDFQRWYQPPKDTADPVLDAAEAAAREEWAQHWGVVESLLQTRFSVSPRADRGELPPPSRPTRTALLRCLPSDSTPPSRGTSQSSVPVSSASR